From Columba livia isolate bColLiv1 breed racing homer chromosome 7, bColLiv1.pat.W.v2, whole genome shotgun sequence, one genomic window encodes:
- the LOC135579987 gene encoding olfactory receptor 14J1-like yields MSNSSSITQFLLLAFTDTRELQLLHFWLFLGIYLAALLGNGLIITTIACDQHLHTPMYFFLLSLSVLDLGSLSTILPKTMANSLWDTRAVSYVGCAVQVFFCLFLVTAEYSLLTVMCYDRYIAICKPLHYWTLLGSRACVHMAAAAWASGFLHALLHTANTFSLPLCKGNAVDQFFCELPQILKLSCSHSYLRDFALLVVTVCLVFGCFVFIVVSYVQIFRAVLRIPSEQGRHKAFSMCLPHLAVVSLFVSTGIFTCLKPPSISSPSLDLVVSFLYSVVPPVVNPLIYSMRNQELKESIRKGISWILVDVE; encoded by the coding sequence atgtccaacagcagctccatcacccagttcctcctcctggcgttcacagacacacgggagctgcagctcttgcacttctggctcttcctgggcatctacctggctgccctcctgggcaacggcctcatcatcaccaccatagcctgtgaccagcacctccacacccccatgtacttcttcctcctcagtcTCTCTGTTCTTGACCTTGGATCCCTTTCCACCATTCTCCCAAAAACCATGGcaaattccctctgggacaccagggctgTTTCCTATGTAGGATGTGCTGTACAGgtctttttctgtctgttcctGGTCACAGCAGAATATTCTCTCCTCACAGTCATGTGTTATGACCGCTacattgccatctgcaaacccctgcactactggaccctcctgggcagcagagcttgtgtgcacatggcagcagctgcctgggccagtgggtttctccatgctctgctgcacacggccaatacattttcactgccactctgcaagggcaatgctgtggaccagttcttctgtgaacttccccagatcctcaagctctcctgctcacactcctacctcagggattTTGCACTACTTGTGGTTACTGTCTGTTTAGtctttgggtgttttgtgttcattgtggtgtcctatgtgcagatcttcagggccgtgctgaggatcccctctgagcagggacggcacaaagccttttccatgtgtctccctcacctggccgtggtctcattgtttgtcagcactggcaTATTTACCTGCCTGAAGCCCCCGTCCatctcctctccatccctggacctggtggtgtcatttctgtactcggtggtgcctccagtagtgaaccccctcatttacagcatgaggaaccaggagctcaaggagtCCATTAGGAAAGGGATTTCATGGATATTAGTTGATGTTGAATAA